In the Alkaliphilus oremlandii OhILAs genome, one interval contains:
- a CDS encoding DUF378 domain-containing protein: MDSLALILVIIGALNWGLISIFQFDLVASIFGGQDALLSRIVYGLVALAGVYSIKFLADRNNTRVKE; the protein is encoded by the coding sequence ATGGATAGCTTAGCACTAATTCTTGTCATCATAGGAGCTTTGAATTGGGGACTTATTTCAATTTTCCAATTTGACTTAGTAGCGTCTATTTTTGGTGGGCAAGATGCTCTTTTAAGCAGAATTGTTTATGGACTTGTTGCACTAGCCGGCGTTTATTCAATAAAATTTTTAGCGGATAGAAACAATACCAGAGTCAAAGAATAG
- a CDS encoding helix-turn-helix transcriptional regulator, translating into MENKVEILRKEKGLSQEEFAKIIRVSRQTISSIETGKYNPSLELAFIISNYFGKPIEEIFIYKRRNTYEEA; encoded by the coding sequence TTGGAAAATAAAGTAGAAATATTGCGTAAGGAAAAAGGATTGAGTCAAGAAGAATTTGCTAAAATAATCCGCGTTTCAAGACAAACTATTAGTTCTATCGAGACAGGGAAGTATAATCCCTCATTAGAATTGGCATTTATTATTTCTAATTATTTTGGAAAACCAATTGAAGAAATTTTTATCTATAAAAGGAGGAATACGTATGAAGAGGCGTAA
- a CDS encoding CPBP family intramembrane glutamic endopeptidase, with amino-acid sequence MKDMNKRQFVILCAAPILCIAMLLFIPLLTNKIGKTGGYVVGFCIYWFVFCLPVSLYSCNGPHGLKEVYSQRTDIKTSERVLWYMIAFMPCVATFFVVFKNFAPIAGFRVLVIALLYALINGTIEELFWRGIFNKFFNHNIFLSYIYPTIFFGIWHISLYFAKGMVYQGGFLPLVGGAFFMGLLWGWVAYKTKSIGIVTVAHIITNFFAFTGMIFENWFI; translated from the coding sequence ATGAAAGATATGAACAAAAGGCAATTTGTTATACTTTGTGCCGCACCAATTCTTTGTATTGCAATGTTATTATTCATACCGCTACTGACCAACAAAATAGGAAAAACTGGAGGATATGTGGTGGGATTTTGTATTTATTGGTTTGTTTTCTGCCTTCCTGTTTCTTTATATAGCTGTAATGGGCCTCATGGATTGAAAGAAGTTTATTCTCAAAGAACCGACATTAAAACATCAGAAAGAGTGTTATGGTATATGATAGCCTTCATGCCCTGTGTAGCCACTTTTTTTGTTGTATTTAAGAATTTTGCTCCAATAGCAGGATTCCGAGTTTTAGTCATTGCTTTACTATATGCACTCATAAATGGAACGATTGAAGAACTATTTTGGCGTGGGATTTTCAATAAATTTTTTAATCATAATATTTTTTTATCATACATATATCCCACCATATTTTTTGGTATTTGGCATATATCATTATACTTTGCAAAAGGAATGGTATATCAAGGCGGATTCCTTCCATTAGTTGGCGGTGCATTTTTTATGGGGTTATTATGGGGCTGGGTTGCATACAAAACAAAATCCATTGGAATTGTAACCGTTGCTCATATAATAACTAATTTTTTCGCTTTTACAGGTATGATTTTTGAGAATTGGTTTATTTAA
- a CDS encoding MerR family transcriptional regulator has protein sequence MVYTVHKVAKISGVSIKALYHYHKIGLLIPESIAANGYRYYSDKELKTLQQILFYRELDFSLKDIKKALHNESNRMNCLLEQYTLLKAQEQRLRNILCTLEETIQHEEKGVAMSKEKMFEGLNKKEWEESLAYQNEHLQQKYEYEININEIDIDVMNEKAKEATEFMSFMVDSLKNGISVEDKTVLTAIEKHIKFMQKDMDIDAAGFAAQTRFLMNDDFHRQMLEGQQTGLSYYICFAAENYAKK, from the coding sequence GTGGTATATACAGTACACAAGGTAGCTAAAATTTCTGGTGTATCAATTAAGGCTTTGTACCATTACCATAAAATTGGATTATTGATACCAGAAAGTATAGCCGCCAATGGATATCGCTACTATAGCGACAAAGAATTAAAAACATTACAGCAAATTTTATTTTATCGTGAGTTGGATTTTTCTTTAAAAGACATAAAAAAAGCATTGCATAACGAATCTAATCGGATGAATTGTCTATTGGAACAATACACACTGTTAAAAGCACAAGAGCAAAGGCTTAGGAATATTTTATGTACGCTGGAGGAAACCATTCAACACGAAGAGAAAGGAGTAGCTATGAGTAAAGAAAAAATGTTTGAGGGATTAAATAAAAAGGAATGGGAGGAATCACTTGCCTATCAAAATGAACATTTACAGCAGAAATACGAATATGAAATTAACATAAATGAAATCGATATAGATGTAATGAATGAAAAGGCCAAAGAAGCAACTGAGTTTATGTCATTTATGGTAGATTCCTTAAAAAATGGTATAAGTGTGGAGGACAAAACTGTATTAACGGCAATTGAAAAGCATATTAAGTTTATGCAAAAGGATATGGATATTGATGCAGCAGGTTTTGCAGCTCAAACTCGATTTTTAATGAATGACGATTTTCATAGGCAAATGCTTGAGGGGCAGCAGACTGGTTTAAGCTATTATATTTGTTTTGCAGCAGAAAACTATGCAAAAAAATAA
- a CDS encoding RNA polymerase sigma factor yields the protein MNDIDEDLIKRIGNDDMEALDIFYCDTERILYAYILALSKNHDMTIDIMQDTYIKLISASHLYKPMGKPLAWLFTIAKNLYYTKIKTVSRETNLEAIGVSGESTLSQITDLEDKMVLEEVMRILTEEERQIVILYAVSGMKHKEIAVLLDLKLSTTLSKYHRAIKKLRKNLEKRGISYDGK from the coding sequence TTGAATGATATAGATGAAGATTTAATAAAGAGAATAGGCAATGATGATATGGAAGCCTTAGATATATTTTATTGTGATACTGAGAGAATATTGTATGCATATATTCTTGCTTTAAGTAAAAATCATGATATGACTATTGATATAATGCAAGATACTTATATTAAACTTATATCTGCTTCACATTTATACAAACCAATGGGTAAGCCCCTAGCATGGCTATTTACGATCGCAAAAAATTTATATTATACGAAAATCAAAACGGTTAGTAGGGAAACGAACTTAGAGGCCATAGGAGTTTCAGGAGAGAGCACTTTATCGCAGATCACAGACTTAGAAGATAAAATGGTGTTAGAGGAAGTCATGAGAATCTTAACAGAAGAAGAGAGACAAATAGTTATACTTTATGCAGTATCTGGGATGAAACATAAAGAAATTGCAGTACTGCTGGATTTAAAATTATCTACAACGCTTTCAAAATATCATAGGGCAATTAAAAAATTAAGAAAAAACCTTGAGAAAAGAGGGATATCCTATGATGGAAAATAA
- a CDS encoding PepSY domain-containing protein, whose protein sequence is MMENKILDCIKKSINNAPINILDNIKAQNIPRIIQHDEITRQFKEKRFSRKVMPMASLAATFILAIGLWQYWYKIPDSHIYLDLNPSIEIITNKREQAINVLTYNSDGSRLIKDIHFKGKDIVVVTEEILQKMIDLEYMNSPDNYLLISIHNKNLYKQNLQKNKLNASIHSYMNKQAFSPIILIQDVENNRTVKDYANEYGISLSRMTLIGKIIKLNSKLQIEDLVDLSLEELITLSQSIGINLEDIVHSDDFSRIPKYMDTDEIYEDLKEADDIDDLEDEIQPKENTTPAKKKISKEEAIRISLSLTKGGTIISMELDIDDEEDEAKYEIKITEGKNVYEIELDAYTGNVLEFDIDEED, encoded by the coding sequence ATGATGGAAAATAAAATATTAGATTGTATTAAAAAATCAATAAATAATGCTCCCATAAATATATTAGATAATATAAAGGCTCAAAATATTCCTCGAATAATCCAACATGATGAAATAACTAGACAATTTAAAGAGAAAAGGTTTTCGCGAAAAGTTATGCCGATGGCATCATTAGCAGCGACCTTTATCCTAGCAATTGGATTATGGCAATACTGGTATAAAATCCCTGATAGTCATATCTATCTAGATCTTAACCCTAGTATAGAAATAATAACGAATAAAAGAGAGCAGGCTATAAATGTTCTTACTTACAATTCAGATGGAAGTAGGTTAATAAAGGATATTCATTTTAAAGGAAAGGATATTGTCGTAGTTACAGAAGAAATTTTACAAAAGATGATAGATTTAGAGTATATGAATTCACCGGATAATTATCTTTTAATATCCATACATAATAAAAATTTATACAAACAAAATCTTCAGAAAAATAAATTGAATGCATCCATCCATAGCTACATGAATAAGCAAGCGTTTAGTCCTATAATCCTAATTCAGGATGTTGAAAATAATCGTACTGTTAAAGATTACGCAAATGAATACGGAATATCTTTAAGTAGAATGACACTTATTGGAAAAATAATAAAGTTGAATTCAAAACTTCAAATTGAGGATTTAGTAGACTTATCTTTAGAGGAACTCATTACCTTAAGTCAGTCGATCGGTATAAACCTAGAAGATATTGTACACAGTGATGACTTCAGTAGGATACCTAAATATATGGATACTGATGAAATTTATGAGGACTTAAAAGAGGCTGATGATATCGATGATCTTGAGGATGAAATCCAACCAAAAGAGAATACAACCCCTGCTAAGAAAAAAATTTCAAAAGAGGAAGCAATAAGAATATCCTTATCCTTGACTAAGGGTGGCACCATAATCTCTATGGAATTAGATATAGATGATGAGGAAGATGAAGCTAAATATGAAATAAAAATAACAGAGGGAAAAAATGTCTATGAAATAGAGCTAGATGCATATACAGGTAATGTTTTAGAATTTGATATTGATGAAGAGGATTAA
- a CDS encoding PepSY domain-containing protein, producing MKKTKKTIVILLAGILLSTGMGGLPKLDAYGQSTMRNQRETTDFKKVLTIKPNELLNMTVKELIKYSRDNNMDIQLILNVAVGDLDADMSNGKLISKEEAKKIAIALINGEIIKVKLDNIKGHNDTSEYEIKILKDGNLYEIKMDGYTGKIKKIEVEYPEMNNNDTIHTNKVISEEQAKKIALEKINGKVIKIELEYDDDTAEYEIEILKDGIKYEIEMNAFTGNIFNCEIDD from the coding sequence ATGAAAAAAACAAAAAAAACCATCGTAATATTACTTGCAGGAATTTTATTATCAACGGGCATGGGAGGGCTCCCTAAGTTGGATGCATACGGTCAATCGACAATGAGAAATCAAAGGGAAACAACGGATTTTAAAAAAGTATTGACCATTAAACCAAATGAGCTATTAAATATGACTGTGAAAGAATTGATTAAATACAGCAGGGATAATAATATGGATATTCAATTAATATTAAATGTTGCTGTAGGAGATTTAGATGCAGACATGAGTAATGGAAAACTTATTTCAAAGGAAGAAGCAAAAAAAATTGCCATAGCTTTGATCAATGGTGAAATCATAAAAGTGAAACTTGACAATATAAAAGGCCATAACGATACATCCGAATATGAGATAAAAATCCTTAAGGATGGTAATTTATATGAAATAAAAATGGATGGATATACCGGTAAAATTAAAAAAATAGAGGTAGAATATCCCGAAATGAATAATAATGATACAATTCATACCAATAAAGTCATTTCCGAAGAGCAAGCAAAGAAAATTGCCTTAGAAAAAATAAATGGCAAAGTTATTAAAATTGAACTTGAATACGATGATGATACTGCCGAATATGAAATAGAAATTCTTAAAGATGGAATAAAATATGAAATAGAAATGAATGCATTTACAGGAAATATATTCAACTGTGAAATTGATGATTAG
- a CDS encoding MarR family winged helix-turn-helix transcriptional regulator — protein MNMVINMNNIYEEFGRWVSILYRQFQIFINKELKDLEITSGEYIYLIKLYENKELTQEDLAEIYYIDKAAITRSLRSLEDKGYIKRIKNPRDKRYYSIQVTEKALKVKDRIYNALKTWDDLISLDVNAEEFKMISTILENMSMKALNRNE, from the coding sequence ATGAATATGGTGATAAATATGAACAATATATATGAAGAATTTGGCAGATGGGTATCTATACTGTATCGACAGTTTCAGATATTTATCAATAAGGAATTGAAGGACCTAGAGATCACATCCGGTGAATATATATATTTGATCAAGCTCTATGAAAATAAGGAGTTGACTCAAGAGGATTTAGCTGAAATCTATTATATTGATAAGGCAGCCATAACAAGGAGCCTAAGAAGCCTGGAGGATAAAGGGTATATAAAAAGAATAAAAAATCCAAGGGACAAAAGATACTATAGCATACAAGTCACAGAAAAGGCATTAAAGGTGAAAGATAGAATATATAATGCATTAAAAACTTGGGATGATTTAATTTCATTAGATGTAAATGCTGAGGAATTTAAAATGATATCGACTATACTAGAGAATATGTCGATGAAAGCATTGAATAGAAATGAATGA
- a CDS encoding DUF2798 domain-containing protein, whose protein sequence is MKINKKYRGVVFSCLAAVFISVPIAFFMVLMNYGFRAGFFIAFLKSSLVGTAISVPLANLFIPLAEKIVNRIVEEV, encoded by the coding sequence ATGAAAATAAATAAGAAATATAGGGGCGTTGTATTTTCCTGTCTTGCTGCTGTATTTATATCTGTACCCATTGCTTTTTTTATGGTACTAATGAATTATGGATTTAGGGCAGGCTTCTTCATTGCATTTTTAAAGTCTTCGTTGGTGGGCACAGCCATTTCTGTACCATTGGCGAATTTATTTATTCCATTGGCAGAGAAGATCGTAAATCGTATCGTAGAGGAAGTGTAG
- a CDS encoding response regulator transcription factor gives MKLLIIEDETDLVNALKKGFVKKGYAVDYAVDGEVGLELYHINEYDLIILDLNLPSMDGLEVLETIREKDKMQRVLILSARSTVPDRIRGLDMGANDYLPKPFDFAELDARVRSLLRCELIQHNTSIQYDNIILDTRAKSILVNGVIFPLAPREYAIFEYLLIHRGTVISAETLIEHIWDSEVNMFTDVIKVHISNIRKKLREASGKEYIVTVRGKGYLIVKEEGI, from the coding sequence TTGAAGCTTCTTATCATTGAAGACGAAACTGACTTAGTTAATGCTTTGAAAAAGGGCTTTGTTAAAAAAGGATATGCGGTTGACTATGCAGTTGACGGTGAAGTCGGATTGGAATTGTACCACATCAATGAATATGATTTGATCATTCTTGATCTTAATCTGCCTTCCATGGATGGCTTGGAAGTTCTTGAGACTATAAGAGAGAAAGACAAAATGCAGCGAGTACTTATTCTATCTGCTCGTTCTACCGTTCCAGATCGAATTAGAGGACTCGATATGGGAGCAAATGATTATTTGCCGAAGCCTTTTGATTTTGCTGAACTAGATGCTCGTGTTCGTTCTTTACTGCGTTGTGAATTGATTCAACATAATACGAGTATTCAATATGACAACATTATACTGGACACACGAGCGAAAAGCATATTAGTAAATGGCGTGATTTTTCCACTTGCACCTCGTGAATACGCTATATTTGAGTATTTACTGATACACCGCGGAACTGTTATCAGCGCAGAAACTCTAATTGAACATATTTGGGACAGTGAAGTGAATATGTTTACCGATGTTATAAAGGTTCATATTAGCAACATTAGGAAAAAATTAAGAGAAGCTTCCGGAAAAGAGTATATTGTTACGGTGCGTGGAAAGGGGTATTTAATTGTTAAGGAGGAAGGAATATGA
- a CDS encoding sensor histidine kinase, translating to MKEGISLRGRLTFITSILLVLLCIAFTVSGMYNLNVNVVDPLQLIIRIDMDQVARQTEQGVPEFMLDNLNEIIIEETIGPYSRFSFLFMVVAIVIGTSIMYFLSGLVLKPAQKLATDIACINKDTLSRRITNFKAGDELNSIANSFNGMLDRLQLAFDREQRFSAAAAHELKTPLTVIKTNLDVFDLDETHSKEDVEDILGVVKKQTDRMVMLVNDLMILSTNHACNRNDKVSIDKLLAEIREEMLPDMINKSIKFRMDTVPCNITANAVMIKHAISNLLNNAIKYNVDGGQISVSAYTEENRCIICIVDTGIGIEEDKTKYIFEPFYRVDKSRSRTVGGAGLGLAITKEIIMQHKGTIVHGKNEPQGSKFTVTLPLA from the coding sequence ATGAAGGAAGGTATCTCTCTAAGGGGAAGGCTCACATTTATTACGTCAATACTACTCGTTCTTTTGTGTATAGCTTTTACAGTTTCGGGGATGTATAATCTTAATGTAAATGTTGTAGACCCATTGCAGTTGATCATAAGAATTGATATGGACCAGGTAGCACGCCAAACAGAGCAGGGAGTACCAGAATTTATGCTTGATAATTTGAATGAGATAATTATTGAAGAAACAATCGGACCATACTCAAGATTTAGCTTCCTATTCATGGTAGTGGCTATAGTAATAGGTACAAGTATTATGTATTTTTTATCAGGATTAGTTTTGAAGCCTGCACAAAAATTGGCTACTGACATTGCCTGTATTAATAAAGATACATTATCTAGACGTATCACTAATTTTAAAGCAGGCGATGAACTAAATTCAATTGCGAATTCTTTTAATGGAATGCTTGATCGCCTACAGTTAGCTTTTGATCGGGAACAACGTTTCTCTGCAGCTGCCGCGCATGAATTAAAAACGCCCCTTACCGTTATTAAAACAAATCTTGATGTATTTGATTTAGATGAAACACATTCCAAAGAAGATGTAGAGGATATTCTTGGTGTTGTGAAGAAGCAAACGGACCGAATGGTGATGTTGGTGAATGACTTAATGATTCTTTCGACTAACCATGCCTGTAATAGAAATGATAAGGTATCCATAGATAAATTACTTGCAGAGATTAGAGAAGAGATGTTACCTGATATGATAAACAAAAGTATTAAATTTAGAATGGACACAGTTCCTTGTAATATAACAGCGAATGCAGTTATGATCAAGCATGCCATATCGAACTTATTGAATAATGCAATCAAGTATAATGTAGATGGTGGACAAATTTCTGTTTCAGCATATACAGAAGAAAATCGATGTATTATTTGTATTGTCGACACAGGTATAGGTATTGAGGAAGATAAGACGAAATACATTTTTGAACCGTTTTATAGGGTGGACAAGTCTCGCTCTAGAACAGTAGGAGGTGCGGGTCTTGGTCTTGCTATTACTAAAGAAATCATAATGCAGCATAAAGGAACCATCGTCCATGGAAAAAATGAGCCACAAGGGAGCAAATTTACAGTTACATTACCATTGGCCTAA
- a CDS encoding TlpA family protein disulfide reductase — MKKQIIKLGTVLLLIASTMIFILNGCSQKINGTNVNKKYAEKGMVNLIGEPYNYEKGTVDKGIGLGFVLTDKENELMEKEQLGIERNPRLGYTFSYITENGVKMLKEPSILDGKTDMPNITAAFFNYAAIYKIPNDSKDEIGEITMKYLTDTYSNKKAVATLKEHTYYFAWNEDYSSIDDLSEQDKKNIEALISNFDSFVNNFCIFPSSNVEKNMKNFNAKMLNGGNFTQEDFAKYDITMVNIWATWCRGCVEEMPELQAVYEKLPENMNMISICSNAGTEAELAKEILDKKGCKFPTLIPDEKLEESLLDYLDAYPTTVFVDSKGNIIGEEQIGAPSQNKEDVTDAYLNLMNEILERFSK; from the coding sequence GTGAAAAAACAGATTATAAAACTAGGCACAGTCTTGCTACTAATAGCATCCACCATGATATTTATTTTAAATGGATGTTCGCAAAAAATCAATGGTACCAATGTAAACAAAAAATATGCAGAAAAAGGGATGGTAAATCTAATAGGTGAGCCATATAATTACGAAAAAGGGACTGTAGATAAGGGAATCGGGCTTGGATTTGTACTCACAGATAAAGAAAATGAATTGATGGAAAAAGAACAACTAGGAATAGAACGTAATCCTAGACTAGGATATACATTTTCCTATATAACAGAAAATGGCGTAAAAATGCTAAAGGAACCATCTATACTAGATGGGAAGACAGACATGCCTAATATAACAGCAGCATTTTTTAACTACGCTGCAATCTATAAGATTCCTAACGATTCGAAAGATGAAATAGGAGAAATTACAATGAAATACTTAACGGATACTTATTCCAATAAGAAAGCTGTTGCTACGTTGAAAGAGCACACATACTATTTTGCATGGAATGAAGATTATTCATCCATAGACGATCTAAGTGAACAGGACAAAAAAAATATAGAGGCACTAATTTCTAATTTTGACAGCTTTGTAAATAATTTCTGCATTTTTCCTAGTTCCAATGTGGAAAAAAACATGAAGAATTTCAATGCTAAAATGTTAAATGGCGGTAATTTTACCCAAGAGGATTTTGCTAAATATGATATTACAATGGTAAATATATGGGCAACTTGGTGTAGAGGATGCGTAGAGGAGATGCCGGAATTACAAGCGGTATATGAAAAATTACCAGAAAATATGAACATGATTTCAATATGTTCTAACGCAGGTACGGAAGCGGAATTAGCAAAAGAAATACTGGATAAAAAAGGTTGTAAATTCCCTACATTAATTCCGGACGAGAAGCTGGAAGAATCGTTACTAGACTATTTAGACGCGTATCCAACAACCGTATTTGTAGATAGTAAGGGGAACATCATCGGTGAAGAACAAATTGGTGCTCCATCTCAAAATAAAGAAGATGTTACCGACGCCTATCTTAATTTAATGAATGAAATACTTGAAAGATTTTCAAAGTAG
- a CDS encoding CD1871A family CXXC motif-containing protein: protein MLNFKSYIKYSTLVVATLFVLTGILRKEHLIVLEKAINICLECIGLG, encoded by the coding sequence ATGTTAAATTTCAAATCGTATATCAAATACTCCACACTTGTAGTAGCGACTCTATTTGTATTGACAGGAATACTTAGGAAAGAGCACTTGATAGTATTGGAAAAAGCTATAAACATTTGTCTTGAATGTATAGGATTGGGGTAA
- a CDS encoding 4Fe-4S binding protein yields MKKLWEYVKKRPLIQVVASILTNYNLRGFATGRIYKGNTKIACVPGLNCYSCPGAIGSCPIGSLQAVVGGNRYNFSYYVMGILILFGVLFGRFICGFLCPFGFIQDILYKIQIFKLKVPKKMDQLLRWLKYALLLILVILLPIFLTDEFGTAPPYFCQWICPAGTLGGGLPLILKNKSLRSMLGVLFGWKVTLLILIVLSSVFIYRPFCKYICPLGAIYSIFNYFSFYQMHIDKLKCNGCKACQRHCNMNVEVIRNINSPECIRCGKCKDVCKQGAITSGFKLICKE; encoded by the coding sequence ATGAAAAAATTGTGGGAATATGTAAAAAAACGTCCATTGATACAAGTGGTTGCTAGCATATTAACAAATTACAACCTACGCGGTTTTGCAACGGGAAGAATTTATAAGGGTAATACTAAGATAGCATGTGTTCCAGGACTTAACTGCTATTCATGCCCCGGTGCGATTGGATCGTGTCCTATAGGATCATTGCAGGCCGTTGTAGGTGGAAATAGGTATAACTTCTCCTATTACGTGATGGGCATATTAATTTTATTCGGTGTTTTGTTTGGCAGGTTTATCTGCGGATTCCTATGTCCTTTTGGATTTATACAGGACATACTATATAAGATACAAATATTTAAGTTGAAAGTACCAAAGAAGATGGATCAACTATTGCGGTGGCTAAAATATGCATTATTACTAATCTTGGTTATTTTACTTCCTATATTTCTAACAGATGAGTTTGGTACCGCTCCTCCATATTTTTGTCAGTGGATTTGTCCAGCGGGAACATTAGGTGGGGGGTTACCACTGATTTTAAAAAACAAAAGTTTGCGTAGCATGCTTGGTGTTTTGTTTGGATGGAAAGTAACATTGTTGATTCTAATAGTACTTTCTTCGGTATTCATTTATAGACCATTCTGCAAGTATATTTGTCCACTGGGAGCGATTTATTCAATCTTCAATTACTTTAGCTTTTATCAAATGCATATTGATAAACTAAAATGTAATGGGTGTAAAGCTTGTCAGCGTCATTGCAATATGAATGTAGAAGTTATAAGAAATATAAATAGTCCAGAGTGTATTCGTTGTGGTAAATGTAAGGATGTATGTAAGCAAGGAGCAATTACATCAGGATTTAAATTGATATGTAAAGAATAG
- a CDS encoding BMC domain-containing protein: protein MSLLERKIFESVPGKQVTLAHIIANPDDRIFEKLGLNNEKYHAIGILTITPPEVAIIAVDIAKKTAPIKIGFVDRFSGSVFILGDVSAVQSAMEQVVISLRELMRFTVPKITRT, encoded by the coding sequence ATGAGTCTATTAGAAAGAAAAATATTTGAATCAGTACCAGGGAAACAAGTGACATTGGCACATATTATAGCGAATCCAGATGATCGAATCTTTGAAAAATTAGGATTGAATAATGAAAAGTATCATGCCATTGGTATTTTAACCATAACCCCACCAGAGGTTGCAATTATCGCTGTAGATATCGCTAAAAAGACTGCACCCATTAAGATTGGATTTGTCGATAGATTCAGTGGATCTGTCTTTATCTTAGGAGATGTGTCGGCTGTACAATCTGCTATGGAGCAGGTTGTGATTTCTTTAAGAGAGTTGATGCGGTTTACTGTTCCCAAAATAACAAGAACGTAA
- a CDS encoding EutP/PduV family microcompartment system protein, translating into MKKIMLIGSVGSGKTTLCQRIQGESIKYKKTQSVEFYSQMIDTPGEFVLHRRFYSALQMMAASSDVIGFVCSVVESGQTFSPYFAQNFTKQCVGIITKIDLAPNEEAIINAEKRLELAGVSKIFRLSAMKDEGVAELIDYLSKEKEG; encoded by the coding sequence ATGAAAAAAATTATGTTGATTGGATCCGTTGGAAGTGGAAAAACTACCCTTTGTCAAAGGATTCAAGGAGAGAGTATCAAATACAAAAAAACACAATCTGTTGAATTTTATTCTCAGATGATCGACACGCCAGGTGAGTTTGTCTTACATAGAAGATTCTATAGTGCCCTGCAGATGATGGCTGCTAGTTCTGACGTCATTGGCTTCGTTTGTAGTGTGGTGGAATCGGGACAGACATTTTCGCCCTATTTTGCACAAAATTTTACAAAACAATGTGTCGGAATTATTACAAAAATCGATTTAGCACCGAATGAAGAAGCCATCATCAACGCTGAAAAGAGATTAGAATTGGCAGGGGTTAGCAAAATTTTTCGTCTTTCAGCAATGAAAGATGAGGGCGTAGCGGAACTGATCGATTATCTTTCTAAGGAAAAGGAGGGGTAA
- a CDS encoding cob(I)yrinic acid a,c-diamide adenosyltransferase, with the protein MQIYTRTGDKGYTRIIGGTKLAKDSERIKAYGTIDELNSFVGYAITLIKNNDALKKELIQIQQYLFDCGNDLAMPRGKGTYRVTPDLTEWIEGCIDAHVAIPREVESFILPGGSPAASILHICRTVARRAEREIVTFQWTNDMNEEVLIFINRLSDYFFSVARVANANEGIEDVLYERSGKVFHMELKKEHLQ; encoded by the coding sequence TTGCAAATTTATACTAGAACGGGTGATAAAGGGTACACTAGGATCATCGGAGGCACTAAATTAGCAAAAGACAGTGAACGCATAAAAGCATATGGCACCATTGATGAACTCAATAGTTTCGTAGGATATGCAATCACATTGATAAAGAATAATGATGCCTTGAAAAAAGAATTAATACAAATTCAGCAGTATTTATTTGATTGTGGCAACGATTTAGCAATGCCAAGAGGAAAAGGAACGTATCGGGTCACACCGGATTTGACAGAATGGATTGAAGGATGTATCGATGCTCATGTAGCAATTCCTCGGGAAGTAGAATCTTTTATTTTGCCAGGCGGTTCACCAGCAGCAAGTATTTTGCATATTTGCAGAACTGTTGCTAGGAGAGCAGAAAGAGAGATTGTAACCTTCCAATGGACCAATGATATGAATGAAGAAGTATTGATTTTTATCAATCGCTTGTCGGATTATTTTTTTTCAGTGGCACGGGTTGCAAATGCAAATGAAGGCATAGAAGATGTGCTCTATGAAAGAAGCGGCAAGGTATTTCACATGGAGCTTAAAAAAGAACATTTACAATAA